TTCACTACACGTTTTGCCTCTCCAACAGGACCCTGAAAAATCATCTTCATCCCAAAATGCGTCAACACCGCAAACTCTGGTTTAACAGCATTCACAATCTTCATCGCATCATCGGTAGTCATGTGACCCTGCCACGGCTCTCCACTTGGCCGCAAAACACATAAAATCAATATTCGCACACCCTTATAATACCGCTCAATTCCCTCAAAGAACTCAGTGTCACTTGTATACCCAATGCTACCCACATCAGTCTCAAAACGAAACCCAACTGCATCCACATCCGAATGTCTCGCCTCAGCCCCCACAACCCTCACACCTCCAACCTCAAAATCCTCCCCAGCCACAACCTCCACGACTCGCCCGGGCAAACTTTGATGATACTTTGAAATCGCCACTTCAGCCGTTTCGCCGCCTCTAAGCACACTTCTCGCCGCCGCCAAAACACCCCGCCGTCTAACAGTCCCTCTAGTCATCGCCTCAACCAAAACCTCAGCATCATTATAATGATCAGGATGAGCATGCGAAACCAAAATCCCATCGATCTTCTGTGGGTCCAACCCCAATTTCCAAGAATATACAAGCCCCCCAGGCCCAGGATCTAAATGCACATTAAATCCATCACTCAACAATCGGATTCCTGCAGTCCGCCGTTTCTGTGTAATAGTCACAAACCGACCACCACCTGTCCCTAAAAATACAACTCTAAGCTCTTCCAAAGCTCATCACATCAACTGGGTTAACTCCACTGCCTTCTCATTAGCTTTATTACCCCAAATACTCCTTAAATAGCCAACGTAGGAGCATCTACAAAACATGTTTATAGTAATACGCATCGGTGGCTCAGTCATAGCCTCCCCAACAAACCCGAAACTCATAAATCAATACATAAAAATTCTCAAACAACTCAGAAAAAAAGGTCACAAAATCGTAACTGTAGTCGGCGGTGGTGCTCTGGCGCGGGAATTTATAAAGACGGGTAATCGACTGGGACTAAGCGAAGAGGCACAAGACTGGCTTGCCATAAAGGTCTCACGTCTCTACGCCCTACTTGTCACGTTGAAACTAAATAAAAACGGAACAAAGAATATACCTACCTCAATAATCGAAGCTGTCAAAGCCTTGGAGAAAGATAAAATCGTGGTTATGGGTGGATTAAAACCAGGAATGACAACAGACACAGTTGCCGCTCTCATCGCCCAAAAAATAAAAGCACAACTTCTCGTGAAAGCCACGGATCAGGATGGCATCTACAACAAAGACCCGAGAAAATATGAAGACGCAGAAAAACTAGATACAATAACATATCACGACCTAACACAACTCTTCGAACAAAACCGCCACAAAGCAGGAAT
This genomic window from Candidatus Bathyarchaeota archaeon contains:
- the pyrH gene encoding UMP kinase, with product MFIVIRIGGSVIASPTNPKLINQYIKILKQLRKKGHKIVTVVGGGALAREFIKTGNRLGLSEEAQDWLAIKVSRLYALLVTLKLNKNGTKNIPTSIIEAVKALEKDKIVVMGGLKPGMTTDTVAALIAQKIKAQLLVKATDQDGIYNKDPRKYEDAEKLDTITYHDLTQLFEQNRHKAGIHQILDPVAIKILQKTNIKTIIVNGYTPQNIQQAIKGQKIGTVII
- a CDS encoding MBL fold metallo-hydrolase gives rise to the protein MEELRVVFLGTGGGRFVTITQKRRTAGIRLLSDGFNVHLDPGPGGLVYSWKLGLDPQKIDGILVSHAHPDHYNDAEVLVEAMTRGTVRRRGVLAAARSVLRGGETAEVAISKYHQSLPGRVVEVVAGEDFEVGGVRVVGAEARHSDVDAVGFRFETDVGSIGYTSDTEFFEGIERYYKGVRILILCVLRPSGEPWQGHMTTDDAMKIVNAVKPEFAVLTHFGMKMIFQGPVGEAKRVVKGTGVETVAARDGMELLVNDEIVVGKVSGEKRRRVGLGTFFRS